A genomic stretch from Pseudomonas sp. MUP55 includes:
- a CDS encoding LuxR C-terminal-related transcriptional regulator codes for MTDLSRIQGPASAVIPSLEGRFYRPPLPDGYVLRPRLCERLGAGLEGRLLLVSAPAGFGKSSLAVEFCQSLPAHWQNLWLGLSPRDNDPGRFLERLLEGLRQYFPQLGAQSLGLLKMRQRHQPFAFEEWLDGLLDELTVHLSVQAPLLLVLDDYHLAQGPVLDRCLQFFLNHLPDGLVVLVTSRQRPDWHLARLRLSRHLLELHEQDLRLTHDESLAVLHRHSSSLRGEALENLIRRSEGWVAGLRFWLLAASEAGSESALPQGLNGGEGLIRDYLLEEVIDCLPTEVQAFLYDTAPQERFCSELCDAVREAHDSPEILRYLRAHQVFLVPLDEQGHWYRYHHLFSDLLRARREKSATLPLASLHLRACRWFNAQGLIDEAVEQALRAGHLDVAANLVQNLSEEQLLAEQNIGMLLRWKMDLPDSLLISTPRLIVLYSWALGLACQLDAAQELSSYLSRFLPAPSATAQKSMLAQWLALSGIIARGRGDRELTQRYCNEALESLPHKRYGQRLMCLSTLSNLAIADGDLWRARGLNRESLELAQRVGNPLFEALAHYDRARVLQARGEILRALEEVRQGLQRLQGLAPQRLYAVRARLWLYEGYLLLVRHQPDAGLARLRAGLTEARACRDISVLIGHCVIASFEGRRGDFSTAFAELAEAERLMHIWDVPPIYYLAMITLIKCELWLAQGRTDLADAWLIRLGQTYTGEQAAAAPEFHPHLPQHVELQQAALDAIRHQPEVALQRLEDLAQQALDSGRQMIALMALAQQAHLLLARGQEAKARPVLARALDAGAGGALQPFQRLLEQYPDWMREQLGKRPHDALNQALLALLPVIVAVETSPGAETLSTRELAVLQLIAQGCSNQEISNQLFISLHTVKTHASHINSKLGVERRTQAVARAKSMGLLG; via the coding sequence ATGACTGATCTGTCCCGAATCCAAGGGCCTGCCAGCGCGGTAATTCCGTCCCTGGAAGGTCGTTTCTACAGGCCGCCGCTGCCTGACGGCTACGTGCTGCGTCCGCGCCTGTGTGAACGCCTGGGTGCCGGCCTGGAAGGGCGATTGCTGCTGGTCAGCGCGCCGGCCGGGTTTGGCAAGAGTTCGCTGGCGGTTGAGTTCTGCCAGAGCCTGCCCGCCCACTGGCAAAACCTGTGGCTCGGCCTGAGCCCAAGGGACAACGATCCTGGCCGTTTTCTCGAGCGCCTGCTCGAAGGCTTGCGGCAGTATTTCCCGCAACTCGGCGCCCAGTCCCTGGGCCTGTTGAAAATGCGTCAGCGTCACCAACCCTTCGCCTTTGAAGAATGGCTCGATGGCCTGCTCGATGAGCTGACCGTGCACTTGTCCGTCCAGGCGCCGCTGCTGCTGGTGCTGGATGACTACCACTTGGCCCAGGGGCCGGTGCTGGACCGTTGCCTGCAGTTTTTCCTCAATCATTTACCCGACGGCCTGGTGGTGCTGGTGACCAGTCGCCAGCGCCCGGACTGGCACCTGGCGCGCCTGCGCCTGTCGCGGCACCTGTTGGAATTGCATGAACAGGACCTGCGCCTGACCCATGACGAGTCCCTGGCCGTGCTTCACCGGCATAGCAGTTCGTTGCGCGGTGAGGCCTTGGAAAACCTGATTCGTCGCAGCGAGGGCTGGGTCGCCGGTCTGCGTTTCTGGCTGTTGGCCGCCTCCGAAGCCGGCAGTGAAAGCGCTCTGCCCCAGGGCCTGAACGGCGGCGAAGGGCTGATTCGCGATTACCTGCTCGAAGAAGTCATCGACTGCCTGCCGACGGAGGTGCAAGCGTTCCTGTATGACACCGCGCCCCAGGAGCGTTTTTGCAGCGAGTTGTGCGACGCGGTCCGTGAAGCCCATGACAGCCCTGAAATCCTGCGCTACCTGCGGGCGCATCAAGTGTTCCTGGTGCCGTTGGATGAACAGGGCCACTGGTACCGTTATCACCACTTGTTTTCCGACCTGCTACGCGCCCGTCGCGAAAAGAGCGCCACGCTGCCGCTGGCCAGTCTGCACTTGCGGGCCTGCCGCTGGTTCAATGCCCAGGGCTTGATCGACGAGGCGGTGGAGCAGGCGCTACGGGCCGGTCATCTGGATGTGGCGGCGAACCTGGTGCAAAACCTCTCCGAGGAACAGCTGCTGGCCGAACAGAATATCGGCATGCTGCTGCGCTGGAAGATGGACTTGCCCGACAGCCTGCTGATCAGCACGCCGCGATTGATCGTGCTCTACAGCTGGGCGCTGGGCCTGGCGTGCCAGCTGGATGCGGCGCAGGAACTGTCCAGCTACCTCAGTCGCTTCCTGCCGGCACCGTCGGCCACTGCGCAAAAATCCATGTTGGCCCAATGGCTGGCACTGAGCGGGATCATCGCCCGTGGGCGAGGGGACCGCGAGTTGACCCAGCGCTATTGCAACGAGGCGCTGGAGAGCCTGCCGCACAAGCGCTACGGCCAGCGTTTGATGTGCCTGTCGACCCTTTCAAACCTGGCGATTGCCGACGGCGATCTGTGGCGCGCCCGTGGCCTGAACCGCGAATCCCTGGAGTTGGCGCAGCGCGTGGGCAACCCGCTGTTTGAAGCGCTGGCCCATTACGACCGTGCCCGTGTGCTACAGGCGCGCGGCGAAATCCTGCGCGCCCTGGAGGAAGTACGCCAGGGCCTGCAGCGCCTGCAAGGGCTGGCGCCGCAGCGACTGTACGCCGTGCGTGCGCGGTTGTGGTTGTATGAAGGCTACCTGCTGCTGGTGCGTCACCAGCCCGATGCCGGGCTTGCGCGGTTGCGCGCCGGCCTGACGGAAGCCCGTGCCTGCCGTGACATCAGCGTGCTGATCGGGCATTGCGTGATCGCCAGCTTCGAAGGGCGGCGAGGCGATTTCTCCACTGCCTTTGCCGAGTTGGCCGAGGCCGAGCGCTTGATGCATATCTGGGACGTGCCGCCGATCTACTACCTGGCGATGATCACCCTGATCAAATGCGAGCTGTGGCTGGCCCAGGGCCGCACCGACCTTGCCGATGCGTGGCTGATCCGGCTGGGGCAGACGTACACGGGCGAGCAGGCTGCCGCCGCGCCGGAGTTTCATCCGCACTTGCCACAACATGTGGAGCTGCAACAGGCCGCACTGGATGCCATTCGCCATCAGCCCGAAGTGGCGCTGCAACGACTCGAGGACCTGGCGCAACAGGCGCTCGACAGTGGGCGCCAGATGATCGCCCTGATGGCGCTGGCCCAGCAGGCGCATTTGCTGCTGGCGCGTGGTCAGGAAGCCAAGGCCAGACCGGTGTTGGCGCGCGCACTCGATGCCGGCGCGGGCGGCGCGTTGCAACCGTTTCAGCGTTTGCTCGAGCAATACCCGGATTGGATGCGCGAGCAGTTGGGCAAGCGTCCACATGACGCGTTGAATCAGGCATTGCTCGCGCTGCTACCGGTCATCGTTGCCGTTGAAACCTCGCCTGGCGCTGAAACCCTGAGCACCCGGGAGCTGGCGGTACTGCAACTGATCGCCCAGGGGTGTTCAAACCAGGAAATCAGTAATCAGCTGTTCATTTCCCTGCACACGGTGAAAACCCACGCCAGCCATATCAACAGCAAGCTCGGCGTGGAGCGCCGCACCCAGGCGGTGGCCCGGGCCAAGTCGATGGGCTTACTGGGCTGA
- a CDS encoding PqiC family protein, which translates to MTLPLKITLVTALLVLAACRSEPIAFHTLTPAHLNNATRADADSVRIESITVPPQVDRAQIVVRQGDSGLAILETQWWAATLADELRSALVDQLASSDARQAVSLRVEVQRFDSVPGQYALLDVRWRLRPAGGGDRPALSCRSTLQSPAGPSIDDVVLAHQNNLKRFAALISSAAGSSLQQCPRAQ; encoded by the coding sequence ATGACATTGCCGTTGAAAATCACCCTGGTGACCGCCCTGCTGGTGCTCGCGGCCTGCCGCAGCGAGCCGATTGCATTCCACACCTTGACCCCGGCGCACTTGAATAACGCCACACGGGCGGATGCCGATTCGGTCCGTATCGAAAGCATCACCGTGCCGCCTCAGGTCGACCGCGCGCAGATCGTGGTCCGCCAGGGCGACAGCGGCCTGGCGATTCTGGAAACCCAGTGGTGGGCCGCCACCCTTGCCGACGAGCTGAGAAGCGCGCTGGTGGACCAGTTGGCCAGCAGCGATGCACGGCAAGCGGTGTCGTTGCGTGTCGAGGTGCAGCGCTTTGATTCGGTGCCCGGGCAGTACGCGCTGCTCGACGTGCGCTGGCGCCTGAGGCCGGCTGGCGGCGGTGATCGCCCTGCGCTGAGCTGCCGCTCTACCTTGCAGTCGCCCGCAGGCCCGAGCATTGATGACGTGGTGCTGGCGCACCAGAACAACCTCAAGCGCTTCGCCGCACTGATCAGCAGCGCGGCCGGCTCGTCCCTGCAGCAGTGCCCGCGCGCGCAATGA
- a CDS encoding intermembrane transport protein PqiB, translating into MSSSKADADIDKPAGQPEIKTRRFSVSLVWIVPIVAVLVGVSLVVHSVLQQGPTIILNFKTGSGLVANKTEVKYRSVVIGHVTDVALSDDQKSVNATVELAKQAESFTREDSKFWVVRPRIGAGGVSGIDTLLSGDYIGADIGQSNTRAKQFKGLENPPPITYGEPGKRFTLHTQGLGSLDIGSPIYYRKIPVGQVVAYELDSEGKGVNIEVFVHAPNDAYVTENTRFWNASGVDLNVGANGFELKTESLSSMLMGGISFQAPPYSPNDKPAEENRNFELFDDQQSALAPPNGEGQYMVLRFDQALRGLRVGAPVEFLGVEFGKVVSINLDFDAKKRSFPVNVGIVIYPQLLGQAHTKLLKAMNHNPNDEAAGVRLIGSFIENGLRAQARSGNLLTGQLYIALDFYPKADKVAFDPNQRPVGIPTIPGNLEQLQEKFEAIVNKISQLPVERIAGNLDASLVELRKGLAQFNAKTLPGVQTTLADVSKTLQSASSTLAEDSPQREQLTQTLDELARMSRSLRELSDYLGRHPESLIRGRADNAAPLDLQGPPRK; encoded by the coding sequence ATGAGCTCATCCAAGGCTGACGCTGATATTGACAAGCCTGCGGGGCAACCCGAGATCAAGACACGCCGCTTCAGCGTTTCGCTGGTATGGATCGTGCCGATTGTCGCCGTGCTGGTGGGAGTTTCGCTGGTGGTTCATAGCGTGCTGCAACAGGGCCCGACCATCATCCTCAACTTCAAGACCGGCAGCGGGCTGGTGGCCAACAAGACGGAGGTGAAGTACCGCAGCGTGGTCATCGGCCACGTCACCGATGTCGCCTTGAGCGATGACCAGAAAAGCGTCAACGCCACCGTCGAACTGGCCAAGCAGGCTGAAAGCTTCACCCGCGAAGATTCGAAGTTCTGGGTGGTCCGCCCGCGCATCGGTGCAGGCGGCGTGTCCGGCATCGATACCCTGCTGTCCGGCGATTACATCGGTGCCGATATCGGCCAATCCAACACCCGCGCCAAACAGTTCAAAGGCCTGGAAAACCCGCCGCCCATCACCTATGGCGAGCCAGGCAAACGCTTCACCCTGCATACCCAGGGCCTGGGTTCGCTGGATATCGGCTCGCCCATCTATTACCGCAAGATCCCGGTCGGCCAAGTGGTTGCCTACGAACTGGACAGCGAGGGCAAGGGCGTGAATATCGAAGTGTTCGTGCACGCGCCCAATGACGCGTACGTCACCGAAAACACACGCTTCTGGAACGCCAGCGGTGTCGATCTCAATGTCGGGGCCAATGGTTTCGAACTGAAGACCGAATCGTTGTCGTCGATGTTGATGGGCGGGATCTCCTTCCAGGCACCGCCCTACAGCCCCAACGACAAGCCCGCCGAGGAAAACCGCAACTTTGAGCTGTTCGACGACCAGCAAAGTGCCCTCGCCCCGCCCAATGGCGAAGGGCAATACATGGTGCTGCGTTTTGACCAGGCCCTGCGCGGGCTGAGGGTAGGCGCACCGGTGGAATTCCTCGGTGTCGAGTTCGGCAAGGTGGTCTCGATCAACCTGGATTTCGATGCCAAGAAGCGCAGCTTCCCGGTCAACGTCGGCATCGTGATCTATCCGCAGCTGCTCGGCCAGGCGCACACCAAGCTGCTCAAGGCAATGAATCACAACCCGAACGATGAGGCGGCTGGTGTGCGCCTGATCGGCAGCTTCATCGAAAACGGCCTGCGCGCCCAGGCGCGCAGCGGCAACCTGCTGACCGGCCAGTTGTACATCGCCCTGGACTTCTACCCCAAGGCCGACAAAGTCGCGTTTGACCCGAACCAGCGCCCCGTGGGCATTCCCACCATCCCCGGCAACCTGGAGCAATTGCAGGAAAAATTCGAAGCCATCGTCAACAAGATCAGCCAACTGCCTGTCGAGCGTATAGCCGGCAATCTGGACGCCAGCCTGGTCGAGTTGCGCAAGGGCCTGGCACAGTTCAACGCCAAGACCCTGCCCGGCGTGCAGACCACGCTGGCCGACGTGAGCAAGACCCTGCAGTCGGCCAGTTCTACCCTGGCCGAAGACTCGCCGCAGCGCGAGCAACTGACCCAGACCCTGGATGAACTGGCACGCATGTCGCGCTCCTTGCGCGAGCTTTCGGATTACCTGGGCCGGCATCCGGAATCGCTGATTCGCGGTCGCGCCGATAACGCCGCGCCGCTTGACCTGCAAGGGCCACCCCGCAAATGA
- a CDS encoding paraquat-inducible protein A codes for MTSPPTARELNLCLCHTCGQPCDMRNEPTECDRCGAPLHRRKVQSLTRTWAYLLTALAFYVPANVLPVMNTTMLGSGADSTIMSGVLEFWQHGAWDIALIIFIASIAVPGIKFLSLGLLLITVQRNSGWARKERSKLFRFIELIGYWSMLDVIVVALVAALVKFQALGNIEPRLGILFFGLVVVFTMLAAMSFDPRLIWENSHNEETSDELIQG; via the coding sequence ATGACCTCACCACCCACCGCCCGCGAGCTTAACCTGTGCTTGTGCCACACCTGCGGCCAGCCTTGCGACATGCGCAACGAACCCACCGAATGCGATCGTTGCGGCGCCCCCCTGCATCGACGCAAGGTGCAGTCCCTGACCCGCACCTGGGCCTACTTGCTCACGGCTCTGGCCTTTTATGTGCCGGCGAATGTGTTGCCAGTGATGAACACCACCATGCTCGGCTCCGGGGCAGACAGCACCATCATGAGCGGCGTGCTGGAGTTCTGGCAGCATGGCGCCTGGGATATCGCCCTGATCATTTTCATCGCCAGCATTGCCGTGCCTGGCATCAAGTTCTTGTCACTGGGGTTGCTGCTGATCACCGTGCAGCGCAATAGCGGCTGGGCGCGCAAGGAACGCTCCAAGCTGTTTCGGTTTATCGAGCTGATCGGTTACTGGTCGATGCTGGACGTAATCGTGGTCGCACTCGTGGCCGCGCTGGTGAAGTTCCAGGCCCTGGGCAATATCGAGCCGCGCCTGGGCATTCTGTTTTTTGGGCTGGTGGTCGTGTTCACGATGCTGGCGGCCATGAGTTTCGATCCCCGGCTGATCTGGGAAAATTCACACAATGAGGAGACCTCGGATGAGCTCATCCAAGGCTGA
- a CDS encoding paraquat-inducible protein A, producing the protein MANQQVICEHCDCVYQKVTLARHQKALCTRCDGVLQRYNGLSVQQRLALTVTAAVLWAFANFYPVMSISLQGLKNSATLWDSVVALSLGPITFIALVAAIAIIIAPVFQLLLLIWVLGFALRGTRSPAFKLCMRWLEALRPWSMLEVCLLGAMVAVIKLAGMLDVIPGIGLFALATLSLLLIRIAGRDVRDLWDTL; encoded by the coding sequence ATGGCGAACCAACAGGTCATCTGCGAACACTGCGACTGCGTGTATCAAAAAGTCACGCTCGCCAGGCATCAAAAAGCCCTGTGCACCCGCTGCGACGGGGTGTTGCAGCGCTATAACGGCCTGTCCGTGCAACAGCGTCTCGCCTTGACCGTCACGGCGGCAGTGCTGTGGGCGTTCGCCAATTTCTATCCGGTGATGAGCATCAGCCTGCAGGGCCTGAAGAACAGCGCGACGCTCTGGGATTCGGTAGTCGCGCTGAGCCTGGGGCCCATCACGTTTATCGCCTTGGTAGCGGCGATTGCCATCATCATCGCGCCGGTGTTCCAGTTGCTGTTGCTCATTTGGGTGCTGGGTTTCGCCCTCAGGGGCACACGCTCGCCAGCTTTCAAGCTGTGCATGCGCTGGCTGGAAGCACTCAGGCCCTGGAGCATGCTGGAGGTGTGCCTGCTGGGCGCAATGGTGGCGGTGATCAAGCTGGCCGGCATGCTCGATGTGATACCCGGCATCGGCCTGTTCGCGCTGGCCACCCTTAGCCTTTTGCTGATCCGCATTGCCGGGCGCGATGTGCGCGACCTGTGGGACACCCTATGA
- a CDS encoding MBL fold metallo-hydrolase, with translation MNTEKKPALIRETFPVGPLQCNCTIIGDPITKKAIVVDPGGNHELILARLEALGLKVVSIIHTHAHLDHFLASGQLKEKTGATLHLHKEDQFLWDNLEMQCQMFRVPYTPVPSPDRWLEDDEELAFGCGVALHTPGHTPGSMSFWFADAKLLIAGDTLFRRGVGRTDLWGGDQATIVRSIKQRLYTLDEGATVVTGHGPDTCLGDEMRENPFVRA, from the coding sequence ATGAATACCGAAAAAAAACCAGCGCTGATTCGCGAAACCTTCCCCGTCGGCCCGCTGCAGTGCAACTGCACCATCATTGGCGACCCGATCACTAAAAAGGCCATCGTTGTCGACCCGGGCGGCAACCACGAGCTGATCCTGGCGCGTCTTGAAGCGCTGGGTCTGAAGGTGGTGAGCATTATCCACACCCATGCCCATCTCGATCACTTTCTGGCGTCCGGCCAATTGAAGGAAAAGACCGGCGCCACATTGCACCTGCACAAGGAAGACCAATTCCTGTGGGATAACCTGGAAATGCAATGCCAGATGTTCCGCGTGCCCTATACGCCCGTGCCGTCCCCGGACCGCTGGCTGGAAGACGATGAAGAACTGGCCTTTGGTTGCGGCGTGGCGCTGCACACGCCAGGGCATACCCCAGGCTCGATGAGTTTCTGGTTTGCCGACGCCAAACTGTTGATCGCCGGCGATACCTTGTTCCGGCGTGGGGTAGGGCGTACGGATTTGTGGGGCGGTGATCAGGCAACCATCGTGCGCTCGATCAAGCAGCGCCTCTATACGCTGGATGAAGGCGCCACCGTGGTGACCGGGCACGGGCCGGATACGTGCCTGGGCGATGAGATGCGGGAGAACCCTTTTGTGCGGGCTTGA
- a CDS encoding OmpA family protein has translation MFTPRRLLVVATAVALLSGCASPNPYDGSQGQASNGSESGMSKTAKYGGLGALAGALAGAAIDHNNRGKGALIGAVVAGAGAAGYGYYADQQEKKLRESMANTGVEVQRQGDQIKLIMPGNITFATNSDAISSSFYTPLNNLANSLKQFNQNTIQIVGYTDSTGSRQLNMDLSQRRAQSVANYLTSQGVSAANLSARGAGPDNPIASNADVNGRAQNRRVEVNLGPIPGQQYGQPGAQQQAPQQNNQFQGNPYSQYQ, from the coding sequence ATGTTCACTCCGCGTCGTCTGCTTGTTGTCGCCACCGCCGTAGCCCTGTTGTCCGGCTGCGCTTCCCCTAATCCTTATGACGGCAGCCAGGGACAGGCCAGCAATGGTTCCGAAAGCGGCATGAGCAAGACCGCCAAGTACGGCGGCCTCGGCGCGCTCGCTGGCGCATTGGCCGGTGCGGCCATTGACCATAACAACCGTGGCAAGGGCGCGCTGATTGGCGCAGTAGTGGCCGGTGCTGGCGCTGCCGGCTACGGCTACTACGCTGACCAGCAAGAGAAAAAGCTGCGCGAAAGCATGGCCAATACCGGGGTTGAAGTGCAGCGCCAGGGTGACCAGATCAAATTGATCATGCCGGGCAATATCACCTTCGCCACCAACTCCGACGCGATCTCCAGCAGCTTCTACACGCCGCTGAACAACCTGGCCAATTCCCTCAAACAGTTTAACCAGAACACCATCCAGATCGTTGGCTACACCGACAGCACCGGCAGCCGTCAGCTGAACATGGACCTGTCCCAGCGCCGTGCGCAGAGCGTGGCCAACTACCTGACTTCCCAGGGTGTGAGTGCCGCCAACCTGAGCGCACGGGGTGCCGGCCCGGATAACCCGATTGCCAGCAACGCAGACGTGAATGGCCGTGCCCAGAACCGTCGCGTGGAGGTGAACCTTGGTCCGATCCCTGGCCAGCAGTACGGCCAGCCAGGTGCCCAGCAACAGGCGCCACAACAGAACAACCAGTTCCAGGGCAACCCGTACTCGCAGTACCAGTAA
- a CDS encoding BON domain-containing protein, giving the protein MTVNRLSLLAITLCLAISGCSTAITATRDTPIQDDRGTRTFGSTIDDSLIETKVKVNVAKAATDLGNGASRIVVTSFNGVVLLAGQTPRAELKAQAEQAASTVQRVKKVHNELQVMDPITLLAISNDALLTTKIKAQMLTDSAVPGSRIKIVTDNGIVYMMGLLTQAEATRAANLVQGVSGVQKIVKVFEYID; this is encoded by the coding sequence ATGACCGTTAACCGCCTCAGCCTTTTGGCCATCACGCTGTGCCTCGCCATCAGCGGCTGCAGCACGGCAATCACCGCCACACGGGACACCCCCATCCAGGACGACAGGGGCACACGCACCTTCGGCAGCACCATCGATGACTCGCTGATCGAAACCAAGGTCAAGGTCAACGTTGCCAAAGCCGCTACAGACCTGGGCAACGGCGCATCGCGCATTGTGGTGACCAGCTTCAATGGCGTCGTGCTGCTGGCCGGGCAGACCCCGCGCGCCGAACTCAAGGCCCAGGCTGAACAAGCCGCCTCGACGGTGCAGCGGGTCAAGAAGGTTCACAACGAGCTGCAGGTCATGGACCCGATCACGCTGCTGGCCATCAGCAACGATGCCTTGCTGACCACCAAGATCAAGGCGCAGATGCTCACCGACAGCGCCGTTCCGGGCTCACGCATCAAGATCGTTACCGACAACGGCATCGTCTACATGATGGGCCTGCTGACCCAGGCTGAAGCCACCCGCGCGGCCAACCTGGTACAGGGCGTGTCCGGTGTGCAGAAAATCGTCAAGGTGTTCGAATACATCGACTGA
- a CDS encoding phosphoheptose isomerase, with amino-acid sequence MDMQSRIRQLFQASIDTKQQAMDVLAPHIEQASQVMVNALLNEGKMLSCGNGGSAGDAQHFSSELLNRFERERPSLPAIALTTDSSTITSIANDYSYNEIFSKQIRALGQPGDVLLAISTSGNSANIIQAIQAAHDREMIVVALTGRDGGGMASLLLPEDVEIRVPANVTARIQEVHLLAIHCLCDLIDSQLFGSEE; translated from the coding sequence ATGGACATGCAATCCCGAATTCGCCAGCTTTTCCAGGCCAGCATCGACACCAAGCAACAGGCGATGGACGTACTTGCACCGCACATCGAGCAAGCCAGTCAGGTCATGGTCAACGCCTTGCTCAACGAAGGCAAAATGCTTTCGTGCGGTAACGGCGGCTCGGCCGGCGACGCCCAGCACTTTTCCTCGGAGCTGCTCAACCGCTTCGAGCGCGAGCGCCCAAGCCTGCCGGCGATCGCCCTGACCACCGATTCGTCGACGATCACCTCGATCGCCAACGACTACAGCTACAACGAAATCTTCTCCAAACAGATCCGCGCCCTCGGCCAGCCGGGCGATGTGCTGCTGGCGATTTCCACCAGCGGCAACTCGGCAAACATCATTCAAGCGATCCAGGCCGCACATGATCGCGAAATGATTGTCGTAGCATTGACCGGGCGCGATGGCGGCGGCATGGCCTCGCTACTGCTGCCTGAAGACGTGGAGATTCGCGTTCCGGCCAATGTCACTGCACGCATTCAAGAAGTCCACCTGCTGGCGATCCACTGCCTGTGCGATCTGATCGACAGCCAACTGTTCGGGAGTGAAGAATGA
- a CDS encoding YraN family protein yields the protein MPERSSAQSGKDAELHALSYLQQQGLRLLAQNWLCKRGELDLVMLDGDTVVFVEVRYRKHAQWGGALASIDGRKRQKLILAAQFFLQKEHRWADSPCRFDVVAIESTPSGPADLNWLKDAFDS from the coding sequence ATGCCCGAGCGGTCCAGCGCACAAAGCGGCAAGGATGCCGAACTCCACGCGCTGAGCTATCTGCAACAACAGGGTCTGCGCCTTCTGGCGCAGAACTGGTTATGTAAACGCGGCGAGCTTGATCTGGTCATGCTTGACGGCGATACAGTAGTATTCGTCGAAGTCCGCTACAGAAAACACGCACAATGGGGTGGCGCGCTCGCCAGTATCGACGGGCGCAAGCGTCAAAAGCTGATACTCGCCGCGCAGTTCTTTCTGCAAAAAGAGCATCGCTGGGCCGACAGCCCCTGCCGTTTCGATGTGGTTGCCATAGAAAGCACACCGTCGGGCCCCGCTGATCTGAATTGGCTCAAAGATGCCTTCGACAGCTGA